Below is a window of Leuconostoc gasicomitatum LMG 18811 DNA.
ATTACGTGATATGTTAGAAAATCTTGATGATTTTCGAGTTGATTTATCAGATGATAGTACTGATATTTTATTGCAAGCTTATGTATCGCTAATTAAGCGACAATCAGGATTTATTTCTGGTTTGGTAGTGGTCTTACATAATATTACTGAACAGCAACGCATTGATTCTGAACGGCGCATGTTTGTGTCAAATGTATCACATGAATTAAGAACACCATTAACTTCAGTGCGATCGTATGTCGATGCTTTAGCAGAGGGCGCAATTGACGATCCTGAAATGGCGCAAAATTTTTTGGGTGTTGTGCAAGATGAAACTCAGCGTATGATTCGTATGATTAATGACTTGTTAGCCTTATCAAGGCTGGATCAAGGAACGATGGATGTCAGACTTGAAGTCGTTAATTTGAATAGTTTGTTTAATTTTGTGTTAAACCGCTTTGACATGATTATTGAAAGTGATGCTAAAAATACTGATACGCCAAATAAAAATTATAATATACAACGCGAATTTACAAATGAGGATGTGTGGGTCGAAGTCGACCCAGATAAGTTTACGCAGGTTCTTGATAATATTATGAATAATGCTGTCAAGTATTCACCTGATGGTGGCACAATTACAGCACGTTTAATAAAAACTAAAACACGGGCTATTTTAAGCATTTCCGACCAAGGATTAGGTATTCCACGTAAAGATTTAGATAGTATATTTAATCGTTTCTTCCGTGTGGATAAATCACGGTCACGTGCACAAGGTGGTACGGGCTTAGGATTAGCAATTTCTAAAGAAGTTGTCGAACGCTTTAATGGTCGTATTTGGGTCGACTCTGTTGAAAATAGGGGCTCAACTTTTTATATTTCACTTGCCTATGTAGATGATGATGTCATTGAGGAGGGCGATTGGGATGCGGAATAAACAAAAGTTTTTACAAAACGTGTTATTGAATGGGTTACTCGTTCTATCGCTAGTTATCTCGGTTGTTTTAACAGCATTTATTTTCAGTTCATTTGGTAAAAATGAAGCACCTGACCAGTCAACGGCGCAACAACCAGAAAAACAACTGCTTGAAATATTTCGTCCGACGCAATATATTGTTAACCAAACTGATGGCTCGCAACAGTTGGTTATGAATGCAACTGATGCTAAATTAAAAAAAATGCGTCATGCGTTGACAGACGCGCAATTAACAGACGCTCAGACAAAAACTGTTAATATTGCTGGAATAAAAAAAGTTTTAGCGACAAAAAAAGCGCAAATTTTTCATTATTCCGATGTCGTACCAATTTCCTACTTTAATATACGTTACGATCAGCGTGTTTCAACTCGAAAAAATCTTAATTTTGACTATTTTGTATTGGCATTAGATCGTTCAAATAATGGTTATTTTGTGAATACTAAAACAAATCAAATAACAACTGTAAAAGTTAACAAATTAAATCATCATGATGCTTGGCAACTAGCACAACAGTTACCTAAAAGTCTGAATATTAATTTTCAAAATTATCATAATCGTGTAGGACTTAATTATCTTCAAAAAATTAAATTGCCAGTATATTCTTACTTAGTTAATAATCGTGATCCTAAAACGTATGTTTCTGCTCTTCTAGGAACAATTAATCAACTTAATGTCACACAGGACGGTGATAAAACAGTTTACTCAAACAAACTCAATAATCAAACAATAGTTTATGATCCAAACTGGGCAACAGTGACATTTGAAGATCATAATAAAAAAAATAAATTACCTGAATTTTATGTGGATCGTTTAAATACAGGACTCTCTCAAATTAATTTATTGCAGTCAGACTTTACTGACACACGCTTTTATGAAAGTCAGCAAAATGGTCAAAAAATTACTTTTCGAACATATGTTGAAGGCTTTCCAGTTTATTTTCAGTCTGAAATTGGCGCTATTCATATGACAATGGATAAACACGGAAATTTGACTAGTACGTACTCCCTTAATGAAATTGGCGTACCTGTACCAAATAATCAACCTGATGTGGTTCTGCCATCAACAAGAGAGATTATTAAGCAGTTGTCTGATGCTGGCGTACAGGAGAAAGACTACAATTTCATTGCTCCGGGATATCAGTGGTTGCTTGATCAAGGTAGTCAAGCGGCTGTAAATATGGAACCAACGTGGATGATTGAAACAGCCAGTGGCTGGCAAAGTGTGTCATCGTTTTTAAAAACACGTTAAACTAGGATTATTGATAAAATCAAGGAGTAAGATATGCAATTTAAACGAATTAAAATATTAATGTTAATTTTGTTTTTTTTGTTAGATATATTTTTGCTCAATTGGTGGCGTTCTGGAGAGGTATCACAAGAACGTGTAACAGATGCTAATACAGATATCATTTCAGAAATGAAAAAGCAAAAAATTAAATTACCTAAATTTGGCACTTCTCTGCATTACAGTAGCTATGTTGCTGCGCAATATGGTGACAGACGTGAGATGTCTTTGCCTGCTGGCCTAGATGTTTCTACTGGGGCAAAAACAAACACCGTGTTTGCCAAATTTAAGCGAGATTTATTCAAAAAAAATGGCACGGGTTCAGACGAATCAGTTCTGTCCACATACAGTGCTGGTTATCAATTTAATCCAGTATTGACGGCGAATAAAACGAACCGCGATCGTGTTTATTCACAACGTGTTGAGGGACTACCGGTTATTGCTGACAGTGGCATTATGACTTTTCAGTACAATAAAAGCGGTAAACCTGTAGGCTTTACCAAACGACAATTAGTTAACATTGAACGACTTCGGGATGATCGTGCAACAATCACAGAAGAAGAGGCTATTATTTCATTATATCGGTACAATGAGATTGATAGTGGTGATAGTTTGTCTAAAGGTTATCTGTCTTATGATAGAACCTTGACGGTTAATGGATACGATATTTTTTTACCAGTATGGGCATTTGAAGCATATAGTGGTAATGAAAAATACGTTTTGAAAATTAATGCCTTTACTGGTGATAATTTATCGGAATAATTTAATCTAGTATTAATTTTTAACATGTAGAATAAACATAATTCAATTAATGGGTGGCTAAAATGGCGCAACAATCTGTAACAAAAATTATATTAACAGGTGCAATCGCTGGTATTATTGGTGGTGGTGCAATTTTATATGGGCAGCGTGGCGTTGAAAATCTACAAGCTACGACGCAAAAAGTTAATACCAAAGCTACAAAAACAACGACCATATCTCAAAATGCAACCGCAACATCAGCTTACGGTAAAATTTCAGATGCCGTTGTTTCGGTATTGAATTTTTCAAAATCAGGTATTAATAGTTATCAAGAATCATCTGAAGGATCAGGTGTTATCTATAAAAAAGCTGGGGATGCTGCTTATGTGGTAACAAATAACCATGTTATTCATGGTGCGGCCCAGATTCAGGTTATGCTGCACGATGGAAAAAAGGTGACGGCAACACTGGTAGGTAAGGATGCTATGACTGATTTAGCTGTACTGAAAATAGATCCTAGTGTTGTGACAACGACAGCAGATTTTGGCGATTCTAGTAAAATCCAAGTTGGTCAAAAGGTATTGGCAATTGGATCACCATTAGGATCTGAGTATGCTTCTTCAGTGACTGAAGGCATTATATCCGCTAAGAAACGATTAGTAGCATCCACCTCTGAGAATGGCCAAAATTATGGCGGTTCGACAGTCATTCAAACAGATGCGGCAATTAATCCAGGTAACTCAGGGGGACCCTTAGTTAACTTCCAAGGGCAGGTAGTCGGTATTAATTCGATGAAGCTTTCATCGTCAGCATCTGGTACCAGTGTTGAGGGAATGGGCTTTGCAATTCCTTCTGATCAAGTCGTTGATGTTGTGAATAAACTTGTTAGAGACGGCAAAATAACACGTCCTGCCATTGGTATTGGCCTTGTCGAACTATCTGCAGTTACAGTCGATGATCAAAAGACGCTCTTGAAAATTCCAACGTCTGTTAATGGTGGGGTTGTTGTGATGAGCACAACTCAAAATGGGCCGGCAGATAAAGCTGGTTTGAAAAAATATGATGTGATCACTGCAATTGATGGCAAAGAAGTGACAGGTCAAGCAGATTTGCGTGAAGAATTGTATAAACATAATTTAAATGATACTGTGACAATTACTTATTATCATCAAGAAGATAAGAAAACGGTTAAAGTAAAGTTAACGCAAAAATTAGAAAGCTAACGCCTGGTGTTAGCTTTTTCTTTACCATTTGTTGACAAAAGTATAGAAATAAGCGTTTTCATAAAATGTTGAAAACTAACTGAAAATGTTGATAAAATTTTACAAGAGTCAATGAAATGTGGATAAAGGGAATTATATTGTGGACAAATAGATTAAAAATATAAAAAACTATTAAATAGTACTATTTAACTGAAAAAATCGATATTTTTTTAATGAAAAGTCGATAATTACGCTATTGTACGTATTTAGTTATAAAAATGACGACAAAACACATTGATAATGTTCGAATTAAGTGAAATACTAACGTTTATATTTAAAATAACATGAATTGTCAAGGGAACATATGTGCTTATCCACAGTTGTGGATAAAAAAGTGGAAAACTGTGGATAAGTCATAATGAGATAGACATTTCTGACATAAATAGCCTCAAACGGCGTTGCAAAAGTTATCCACAATTTATGTTAATATCGTTTAAAATTGTGGATAAAAAACCATACGAACATTTTAATGGTTGATATAATAAGGATATGATACTTTTATTGGTTGCTTGTTCGTGTGGATAATTGTGGAAAACTTTTAAATACAAATGTTTGCATGATACATCATAATGTTAAGAAAGTTTAAAAATAGAGGATAATATGAACATTAAATTGATCACAGTTGGTAAATTAAAAGAAAAATATCTTAAGGATGGCATTGCAGAATATACAAAGCGGTTATCACGTTTTGCTAAAATGGAAATCATTGAATTAATTGATGAAAAAACACCTGAAAAGGCTAGTATTGCACAAAATAATCAAATTATAGCCAAAGAAGGGGGGCGCATTGCTGAAAAAATTGGGCCACGTGATTTTGTTATTGTATTAGCAATTGAAGGCAAGCAATTAGCTTCAGAAGCGTTTTCTAAAAAACTTGCTGATGTAACAGTTTCTGGATATTCGGACATCACTTTTGTTATTGGTGGTTCATTAGGGATTGATCCATTAATTAAACAACGCGCTAATATGAAAATGAGTTTTGGTTTGCTAACCTTGCCTCATCAACTTATGCGGCTTGTTTTGATCGAACAAATTTACCGTGCTTTTATGATTCAACAGGGATCACCTTATCACAAATAAAAATTTGCGATTAATGTGATAAATAAAGCGCGAATAATATAGCAAATAAACAATAGTTGACATATAATATAGTAAATCATAATTATCTATAAAGGGTGTGTTGACATGAATGAATTTCCACAAGTTTTGACGATTGCTGGGTCTGATTCAGATGGATCGGCGGGTATGCAAGCTGATTTACATACATTTTTTATTCGAAAAACATATGGCATGAGCGTGTTGGTTGCTGCAGTGGCAGGCAATTCATTTGGCATTCATGCTGCTGAAACATTACCGTTGCCTTTTATTGAAAAACAATTTGAAGTTTTAGCTGATGATTTTCAAATACGAGCAAGTAAAACAGGTATGCTTTCAGATGCGAATTTAATTGCAACAGTTGTTACTGCCTATAAAACTTATAATTTTGGGCCATTGGTTGTTGATCCTGTGATCACAACGAAACATGGTGCGCAGCTTTTAGCTGATAGTGCTTTTCAGGCATTGAAAACCCAGCTATTACCATTGGCTGAAGTGGCTACACCTAATTTTTTTGAAGCACAATTACTTACCGGACGAACTATTAATTCAGAGGCTGAGCAACGTGAAGCCGCACGTGATATTCAAAAATTTGGCGTGAAAAATGTCGTCATTAAAGGTTGGCATAATCAAGAAAATCAATCTGAGGTTGCCGATTATGTATTATTAGCAAATGGTAGCGATTTTTGGTTACGTCATAGCTATTTTGATACAACACATATTAATGGGACAGGTGACACCTTGAGTGCTACAATTGCTGCAGAAATAGCTAAAGGCACAGATGTAGCAACAGCTATTAAAATAGGGCATGATGTGACAACAGCAGCCATTGAACATGAAATTGCTGTTGGGCATCAGTTTGGGCCAATTAATCATTGGGCTGCAGCAGATATTTAAATTAAATATAGAAAAGCGATGGTAGTAAATTAGATATATCTAATTTACTACCATCGCTTTTCTTGAGTTTAATGCATGCAATGAGAGCTGTTTTTTATATAAAGTCTCTTGGTGCCTTGTTTTTAAAGAGTAGGGTGAGTGCAGCACCAACAAGCATTAATGCTGCAGCGGTTAGGAATGTTATTTTTATACCATGCAACTGAATAAGTACATCGAGTGTGCTGGCATGTGTTTTACCATAGCTAAGAGATGATCTTGTCATGATAGTAACTAGTGCTGCTGTACCAAATGATGCTGCAATTTGACGGACTGTCGTGAACATTGCCGATCCATCAGGCATTAGTGCCAAAGGTAAGGCATTAAATGCTTCAGTCTGAATAGGCATGAGCACTAAGACTAAGCCAAGTTGACGGATAAATTGACCAATAACTGCAAACCATAATGGGGTGGTTAGTGTCAGTGAGGCCAAAACAATTGTGCCAGCGGCTGTAATTAAGATACCGATTAATGTGAGATATTTGACGCCATATTGGTCATATAAACGACCACTCCATGGCGATAAAAACGCAGTAACTAAGGCACCAGGAAATAGTACAAGCCCTGATATAAACGCTGACGCGCCACGAATGGTCTGCATATAAAGTGGTAACATAAGAGCGCCACCATACATAGCAATCATTAGGACAATGTTAATTAACATGGCGATGACAAACTCACGTTGTTTTAAAACCGCCATGTTAAGTAATGGTGTTTTTGTTGAAAACTGTCGCCAAATAAATAAAGCAGTCACAATTAATCCAATAACAATAAAGCCCCAGACGGTAAATTCAGACCATGGTGTTGCGCCAGCATTTGAGAAACCATAAAGTAACGAACCAAGGCCAATACTCGACAATACGACCCCAATAAAGTCAAATTTAAGCATCTTTTGTTCGCCAATATTTTGTAATAAGAAGTAAGCAAGTATAAAGTCGGCAATAATTAAGGGTGCTACGATGAAAAATAGAAATCGCCAAGATAGGTTTGTCACAATAAAACCGGATAATGTTGGGCCAAGTGTAGGGGCAAAGTTTAGCGCTAAGCCAATTAACCCCATTGCGCCACCACGTTTATCAGGTGCAAAGAGATTCATTACAATGACGTTCATTAGTGGGCCAAAAACGCCAGCACCCATCGCTTGAATCATTCTTCCAGTAATTAAAACGGTGAAATTTGGCGCGAATCCGGCTATAAGTGTACCAATTGCGAATAAGCCAACAGCCGTAAGATAAAGTCTACGTGTGGTTAGACGTTGAATTAAGAATGCAGTCAGAGGAACCATGACACCGTTAACTAACATGTAACCGTTTGTGATCCATTGTCCTAATCCTGGACCAATATTAAATTCATGCATAATATTAGGTAAGGCAACATTCATTAGTGTTTGATTTAAAAAACCTAGAAATGTGCCGATGACAAGGATGATAAGAACTGATTTTTGCTTTTTTGATATATTCAAGTGCTACCCAACCTTTCTTTTTAAATAATTATAACATGTGTTTAATGATAATATAATGATAAAGATGTAAACAAAAAACCAGTAAAAATACTGGTTTTTGTTATGTCAAATTAAATTACTTTGTTACAGGCAATTCTTCTGACTTACCTTTTGCCCATTGTTGCAATTTTGCAATAGCAGTTTGGCGTTGTTTCTTAGCTGAGTTGTGTCCGACCTTGCGAGCACGGGCGAATGAATTAAGCGGCTTCTTTAATGCCATGATGGGTACTCCTTTTTCAAATGTTTTTACATACAAGATCTTATTATACGTTAGATGGGTTTAAAAATCAATCTTTTAAACAAATAAGTGTTTCTAAAATATCATAAAATTAAGGTACAATAGATATATGGAAATATGGTCTGAACAAACAATTAAAGATTTTCGTCGTACATTACTTGATTGGTACAATCAAGAGGGGCGTGCAAATTTACCCTGGCGTGTCAATCATGAACCTTATCGCGTGCTTGTATCTGAAATTATGTTGCAGCAAACACAAGTGGATACGGTTTTACCATACTATGAGCGATTTATGTCTGATTTGCCAACCGTCCAGGATTTAGCCTACGCACCCGAAGCGCAAGTGTTAAAACTATGGGAGGGACTCGGGTATTATTCGCGCGCGCGTAATTTGCAAAAAGCAGCCAAGTTCATTGTAGAAGAGTTACATGGCCATTGGCCTGAGAGTTCAGATGATTTGCAGGAACTACCGGGTGTGGGTCCTTATACGTCAGCGGCTATTGCATCTATTAGTTTTGATGAGGTCGTGCCAGCTGTTGATGGTAATGCTTATCGCGTATTTAGTCGATTACTTAAAATTGATGCTGATATTGCGAATACAAAATCACGTCATATTTTTTATGATGCTATTTTACCGATTGTTGACCCGGTACATCCTGGAGATTTTAATCAAGCGATTATGGATCTTGGATCAAGTTATATGACTGCTAAAAATCCAGATAGTTCCCACTCACCAGTTCGATCGTTTAATGCGGCTTTTCGTGACAATGTGGAGGCTAACTTTCCTGTTAAAACTAAAAAACAGAAACCAATAAAACAGCAATATATTGCAATTATTTCTGAAAAAAATGGTCAATTATTATTTGAACAAAGACCAGACACTGGTTTACTTGCTGGTTTTTGGACGTTCCCATTAATGCCAATTAATAGTATTGATGATATTGAAGGGCAACAACTCAATATTAAACCAATTATTCATGTATTTACACATCGTCGTTGGGAAATATGGTTGGTGAAACAAAAGGTTGATCACATGCCAAATCAAAAATATCTATCACCAAATGATTGGCAAACACTATCTTTGCCTACTGTACAACATAAACTACTTAAAGCACTGGAGGATTTAAAATAATGTTTCCTAATATGAAATTAAAAAAACTATTTTTTTGGACACTAGAGTTACTGGCAGGAGCTGTATTAATTCTAATTGTATCTGGGTTTGATTTTTTGATGCGACCTATTTCAGTTTTTATTTCAACAGTGTTTGTGCCACTACTTGTGGCAGGTTTTCTTTATTATGTATTAAAACCCATTTTAAAATTGGTAACAAAAATAAAAATTTTTGGGAAATCAATACCTCACCAATTTGCGGTCATTATCACTTTTGTTTTATTTTTGGCTGTTATTGCTACAGCGTTAATTGTTCTTGTGCCAACTTTGATTCGTGAAATAACGAATTTGATCACCGCAATGCCAAGTTTCGCACAAGATATGCAACGATTTGCAACAGAAACTATCAATAGTCGCTGGTTTGAAAATTTACATTTATCTGTTAATGCGGACCAAATTAGGTCTGCTGTGGGTCAGTATGCCGCATCATTTTTAAACATTACAGCAGGAACTTTGGGAACGGTTGTCTCTACAGTCACATCTGTTACGATTAATCTTGTTACCATTCCAGTTGTGTTATTTTACATGTTAAGTGATGGTGATCGTTTGGTACCTGCCATCAAAAAAGCTTTTCCAGATCGGCACGCGCAGAAAATTTCTGAATTAACTACAAAAATGGATAACACCATAGAAAAGTATATTTCGGGACAGGCCATTGAAATGTTGTTTGTTGGTGTCACAATGGCTATTGGTTATTTGATTATTGGACAACCTTATGCTTGGTTACTTGCTGTTGTGGCTGGTATAACAAATATTGTCCCATATATTGGCCCTTGGATTGGTGTAATACCAGCTTTAATTGTCGCCAGTACGCAATCTTGGAAACAGATGATTTTTGTCTTTATAGTAATGACAGTTGTGCAACAACTTGATGGAAATTTTATTTATCCTAATGTTATTGGTAAATCATTAGCGATTCATCCGTTGACCATTATGCTACTATTAATGGTAGCTGGTAACTTATGGGGTATTGTTGGTATGATCGTGATCGTACCCGTATACGCGGTTCTACGAGTGATTATTTCTTTTGTACTGGAGCTTTTTGCGTTGACAAAAAGTCAAGATATATTGCGAGAATAATGAGTTTTATTTTTTTATTTAATAAAAATTTTCTTGAAATGATTAATTAGTATTCCTGTGAGCGTGTATAATATTGTAAAAAATATAAATTGAGCACGCAACAAACGTTGATGTGTAAAGCTATGGTGTTTAATGTATTATGTCAATTCAAAAGTAATATGAAATTAGGTGTTGACGTATGAGCGTTTTTCAAGTAAACTAATATAGTTGCGTAATCAACAATGCGGGTGTGGCGGAACTGGCAGACGCGCTGGATTTAGGTTCCAGTGCCGCAAGGCGTGCAGGTTCGATTCCTGTCACCCGTATAAGAGAATTAGTATTCTCTGGGGTATCTAGTATGATTTAGGCATACTTGAGTACTTGGAGTTGCCGACTTAGCTCAGTTGGTAGAGCATCTCACTAGTAATGAGGGGGTCAACGGTTCGAATCCGCTAGTCGGCATTATAGCAAAGCAGTGATATGAAAGTATATCACTGCTTTTTTGTTGTGCCTTAATAACTTAACTAATTGGCTTTACAAACTAGTTGTTATCATTTATACTACTAGTATGTTTAATAGACTAGTAGAAGGGAAAGAATATGAAACCAAACATTTCAAGTCAGATGCTCAAGGGTATTTTACAAGGTGTGATGCTCATGATTTTGGTTAAGAAACCAGATTATGGTTATGGTATTAGTAAACAGATTAATCAATATGGTTTAGATGATATTCCTAAAGGAACGATTTATCCGTTACTGACTATGATGGAAAAGCGTGGTTTGGTTGAAGGGAAAATTCAACCATCTGCGGCAGG
It encodes the following:
- the yycH gene encoding two-component system activity regulator YycH, which encodes MRNKQKFLQNVLLNGLLVLSLVISVVLTAFIFSSFGKNEAPDQSTAQQPEKQLLEIFRPTQYIVNQTDGSQQLVMNATDAKLKKMRHALTDAQLTDAQTKTVNIAGIKKVLATKKAQIFHYSDVVPISYFNIRYDQRVSTRKNLNFDYFVLALDRSNNGYFVNTKTNQITTVKVNKLNHHDAWQLAQQLPKSLNINFQNYHNRVGLNYLQKIKLPVYSYLVNNRDPKTYVSALLGTINQLNVTQDGDKTVYSNKLNNQTIVYDPNWATVTFEDHNKKNKLPEFYVDRLNTGLSQINLLQSDFTDTRFYESQQNGQKITFRTYVEGFPVYFQSEIGAIHMTMDKHGNLTSTYSLNEIGVPVPNNQPDVVLPSTREIIKQLSDAGVQEKDYNFIAPGYQWLLDQGSQAAVNMEPTWMIETASGWQSVSSFLKTR
- the yycI gene encoding two-component system regulatory protein YycI; translation: MQFKRIKILMLILFFLLDIFLLNWWRSGEVSQERVTDANTDIISEMKKQKIKLPKFGTSLHYSSYVAAQYGDRREMSLPAGLDVSTGAKTNTVFAKFKRDLFKKNGTGSDESVLSTYSAGYQFNPVLTANKTNRDRVYSQRVEGLPVIADSGIMTFQYNKSGKPVGFTKRQLVNIERLRDDRATITEEEAIISLYRYNEIDSGDSLSKGYLSYDRTLTVNGYDIFLPVWAFEAYSGNEKYVLKINAFTGDNLSE
- a CDS encoding S1C family serine protease yields the protein MAQQSVTKIILTGAIAGIIGGGAILYGQRGVENLQATTQKVNTKATKTTTISQNATATSAYGKISDAVVSVLNFSKSGINSYQESSEGSGVIYKKAGDAAYVVTNNHVIHGAAQIQVMLHDGKKVTATLVGKDAMTDLAVLKIDPSVVTTTADFGDSSKIQVGQKVLAIGSPLGSEYASSVTEGIISAKKRLVASTSENGQNYGGSTVIQTDAAINPGNSGGPLVNFQGQVVGINSMKLSSSASGTSVEGMGFAIPSDQVVDVVNKLVRDGKITRPAIGIGLVELSAVTVDDQKTLLKIPTSVNGGVVVMSTTQNGPADKAGLKKYDVITAIDGKEVTGQADLREELYKHNLNDTVTITYYHQEDKKTVKVKLTQKLES
- the rlmH gene encoding 23S rRNA (pseudouridine(1915)-N(3))-methyltransferase RlmH — its product is MNIKLITVGKLKEKYLKDGIAEYTKRLSRFAKMEIIELIDEKTPEKASIAQNNQIIAKEGGRIAEKIGPRDFVIVLAIEGKQLASEAFSKKLADVTVSGYSDITFVIGGSLGIDPLIKQRANMKMSFGLLTLPHQLMRLVLIEQIYRAFMIQQGSPYHK
- the thiD gene encoding bifunctional hydroxymethylpyrimidine kinase/phosphomethylpyrimidine kinase, producing the protein MNEFPQVLTIAGSDSDGSAGMQADLHTFFIRKTYGMSVLVAAVAGNSFGIHAAETLPLPFIEKQFEVLADDFQIRASKTGMLSDANLIATVVTAYKTYNFGPLVVDPVITTKHGAQLLADSAFQALKTQLLPLAEVATPNFFEAQLLTGRTINSEAEQREAARDIQKFGVKNVVIKGWHNQENQSEVADYVLLANGSDFWLRHSYFDTTHINGTGDTLSATIAAEIAKGTDVATAIKIGHDVTTAAIEHEIAVGHQFGPINHWAAADI
- a CDS encoding MDR family MFS transporter; its protein translation is MNISKKQKSVLIILVIGTFLGFLNQTLMNVALPNIMHEFNIGPGLGQWITNGYMLVNGVMVPLTAFLIQRLTTRRLYLTAVGLFAIGTLIAGFAPNFTVLITGRMIQAMGAGVFGPLMNVIVMNLFAPDKRGGAMGLIGLALNFAPTLGPTLSGFIVTNLSWRFLFFIVAPLIIADFILAYFLLQNIGEQKMLKFDFIGVVLSSIGLGSLLYGFSNAGATPWSEFTVWGFIVIGLIVTALFIWRQFSTKTPLLNMAVLKQREFVIAMLINIVLMIAMYGGALMLPLYMQTIRGASAFISGLVLFPGALVTAFLSPWSGRLYDQYGVKYLTLIGILITAAGTIVLASLTLTTPLWFAVIGQFIRQLGLVLVLMPIQTEAFNALPLALMPDGSAMFTTVRQIAASFGTAALVTIMTRSSLSYGKTHASTLDVLIQLHGIKITFLTAAALMLVGAALTLLFKNKAPRDFI
- the mutY gene encoding A/G-specific adenine glycosylase; translation: MEIWSEQTIKDFRRTLLDWYNQEGRANLPWRVNHEPYRVLVSEIMLQQTQVDTVLPYYERFMSDLPTVQDLAYAPEAQVLKLWEGLGYYSRARNLQKAAKFIVEELHGHWPESSDDLQELPGVGPYTSAAIASISFDEVVPAVDGNAYRVFSRLLKIDADIANTKSRHIFYDAILPIVDPVHPGDFNQAIMDLGSSYMTAKNPDSSHSPVRSFNAAFRDNVEANFPVKTKKQKPIKQQYIAIISEKNGQLLFEQRPDTGLLAGFWTFPLMPINSIDDIEGQQLNIKPIIHVFTHRRWEIWLVKQKVDHMPNQKYLSPNDWQTLSLPTVQHKLLKALEDLK
- a CDS encoding AI-2E family transporter, with amino-acid sequence MFPNMKLKKLFFWTLELLAGAVLILIVSGFDFLMRPISVFISTVFVPLLVAGFLYYVLKPILKLVTKIKIFGKSIPHQFAVIITFVLFLAVIATALIVLVPTLIREITNLITAMPSFAQDMQRFATETINSRWFENLHLSVNADQIRSAVGQYAASFLNITAGTLGTVVSTVTSVTINLVTIPVVLFYMLSDGDRLVPAIKKAFPDRHAQKISELTTKMDNTIEKYISGQAIEMLFVGVTMAIGYLIIGQPYAWLLAVVAGITNIVPYIGPWIGVIPALIVASTQSWKQMIFVFIVMTVVQQLDGNFIYPNVIGKSLAIHPLTIMLLLMVAGNLWGIVGMIVIVPVYAVLRVIISFVLELFALTKSQDILRE
- a CDS encoding PadR family transcriptional regulator; the protein is MKPNISSQMLKGILQGVMLMILVKKPDYGYGISKQINQYGLDDIPKGTIYPLLTMMEKRGLVEGKIQPSAAGPDRKYYFITSDGIVAKQQFIKEWQFLESAVNQLIDEGTNDENKRND